A window of the Microbulbifer aggregans genome harbors these coding sequences:
- a CDS encoding LacI family DNA-binding transcriptional regulator, with product MKVTINDVAARAGVSIKTVSRVINNEPSVRPATKKKVMDAVKALNYQPNLAARNLAGTRSYTIAFIYDNPNAYYVIDMQNGILDACKARGYELLIHPSNSKSPQVHKELEDLVEHSKVAGLVLTPPFSEKPDVIETVKKLGVDYVRIVSAEAAEKDEDNCIQVDDSSAAYELTKHLLDHGHKRIGFLCGGEEHVSTHGRLDGYKRALKDAGLVADEDMILKGEYSFDSGVQGAKKLLGSANPPSAIFASNDEMAAGALFAARLMNIDIPSQLSIVGFEDSPFSRQTWPKLTTAHQPNNEIAKCAAALVLSKARSKGSAETGSASKEAGIQRKFTPSLVVRDSSGPAPE from the coding sequence ATGAAAGTCACCATCAACGATGTCGCCGCTCGGGCTGGCGTCTCCATCAAGACCGTATCCCGGGTTATCAACAATGAACCCTCTGTGCGTCCAGCGACCAAGAAGAAGGTGATGGATGCGGTCAAGGCGCTGAACTACCAGCCAAACCTTGCAGCCCGCAACCTGGCCGGGACCCGCTCCTACACCATTGCCTTTATCTACGACAATCCCAACGCCTACTACGTCATCGATATGCAAAACGGCATACTCGATGCGTGCAAGGCGCGCGGTTACGAACTGCTGATCCACCCCAGCAACTCAAAGTCACCCCAGGTGCACAAGGAGCTGGAGGACCTGGTGGAACACTCCAAGGTGGCGGGACTGGTGCTCACCCCACCCTTCTCGGAGAAGCCGGATGTGATCGAGACCGTCAAGAAACTGGGGGTCGACTACGTGCGTATCGTCTCTGCCGAGGCCGCGGAGAAAGATGAGGACAACTGCATCCAGGTGGACGACAGCAGTGCCGCCTATGAACTGACCAAACATCTGCTTGACCACGGACACAAGCGCATTGGCTTCCTCTGTGGTGGCGAAGAGCACGTTTCCACCCACGGGCGTCTGGATGGCTATAAACGCGCATTGAAAGACGCGGGGCTGGTGGCGGATGAGGACATGATCCTCAAGGGCGAATACTCGTTTGATTCCGGCGTCCAGGGGGCCAAGAAACTACTGGGATCCGCAAATCCGCCCAGCGCAATTTTTGCCAGTAATGACGAGATGGCTGCCGGCGCCCTGTTCGCGGCGCGGCTGATGAATATCGATATTCCATCACAACTGTCCATCGTCGGCTTCGAGGACAGCCCCTTCTCGCGCCAGACGTGGCCGAAACTCACGACCGCGCACCAGCCCAACAACGAGATTGCCAAGTGCGCTGCCGCCCTGGTACTGAGCAAGGCACGCAGCAAGGGTTCCGCAGAGACCGGATCTGCCAGCAAGGAGGCAGGCATCCAGCGCAAGTTCACCCCGTCTCTGGTCGTGCGAGACTCTAGCGGACCGGCTCCGGAATAA
- the edd gene encoding phosphogluconate dehydratase has translation MVHSKVQAVTQRIVERSEETRGEYLAQVERAHITGRASSHLSCGNLAHAIAACSERDKDLIASGRGPNLAIVNAYNDMLSAHQPYGSYPDLIKKAAISSGASAQVAGGVPAMCDGVTQGRAGMELSLFSRDVIAMSTAIALSHDVFEGAFYLGICDKIVPGLVIGALAFGHLPAMFVPAGPMPTGLSNSEKARVRQLYAEGKVGRKELLEAESASYHSPGTCTFYGTANSNQMLVEIMGLQLPGSSFVNPGTELRQALNDAAVKQLVQITEPSQYTPIAKILSEKAFVNGIVGLLATGGSTNHTLHLIAMARAAGIQITWQDMAELSEVVPLMCHVYPNGTADINHFAAAGGMQFLIRELLDAGLLHDDVHTVLGESGLKPYCHDPFLSEDKASVVWRPTVEETGDASILRPASDPFSQHGGLQLLDGNLGRSVIKVSALKSDQLYIKAPAVVFESQDELLERFKAGELDKDFVAVVRFQGPQAIGMPELHKLTPTLGVLQDRGFKVALVTDGRMSGASGKVPAAIHMSPEAVEGGAIAKVREGDVIELDAKAGTLVLHVDDAELAARPLAEVDLSAHSRGMGRELFKNLRALATGAESGASILY, from the coding sequence ATGGTCCACAGCAAGGTTCAAGCAGTTACGCAGCGTATTGTCGAACGCAGTGAGGAGACCCGGGGGGAGTACCTGGCGCAGGTAGAGCGCGCCCACATCACCGGTCGCGCCAGTAGCCATCTCTCCTGCGGCAACCTCGCCCACGCCATCGCCGCCTGCAGTGAACGCGACAAGGACCTGATTGCTTCGGGGCGCGGCCCCAATCTGGCGATCGTGAATGCCTATAACGATATGCTGTCTGCGCATCAGCCTTATGGGAGCTATCCGGATCTGATCAAGAAGGCCGCGATCAGCAGCGGTGCCTCCGCCCAGGTGGCGGGCGGTGTGCCGGCTATGTGCGACGGCGTGACCCAGGGTCGCGCCGGTATGGAGCTCAGTCTCTTCTCCCGCGATGTGATCGCTATGTCGACCGCAATCGCTCTCTCCCACGATGTATTCGAGGGAGCTTTTTATCTCGGGATCTGCGACAAGATCGTTCCCGGCCTGGTGATCGGCGCTCTGGCGTTCGGGCACCTGCCGGCAATGTTCGTGCCCGCAGGGCCCATGCCCACCGGCCTTTCCAACTCGGAAAAGGCGCGGGTGCGGCAGCTGTACGCGGAAGGCAAAGTGGGCCGCAAGGAGTTGTTGGAGGCGGAGAGCGCCTCTTATCACAGCCCCGGCACCTGTACTTTCTACGGCACCGCCAACAGTAACCAGATGCTGGTGGAGATCATGGGGCTGCAATTGCCCGGCAGCTCCTTCGTAAACCCCGGTACCGAGTTGCGCCAGGCTCTCAACGATGCTGCCGTCAAGCAACTGGTGCAGATCACGGAACCCAGCCAGTACACACCGATCGCGAAAATCCTTTCCGAAAAGGCTTTTGTTAACGGCATTGTCGGCCTCCTCGCCACCGGTGGTTCCACCAACCATACCCTGCACCTGATCGCCATGGCGCGCGCAGCCGGTATTCAGATTACCTGGCAGGATATGGCGGAGCTTTCTGAGGTGGTGCCTCTTATGTGCCACGTGTATCCGAATGGCACAGCCGACATCAACCACTTCGCCGCGGCCGGTGGTATGCAGTTCCTGATTCGCGAGCTGTTGGATGCCGGCCTTTTGCACGACGATGTGCACACCGTGCTCGGTGAGTCCGGTCTCAAACCCTACTGCCACGATCCTTTCCTCAGTGAAGACAAGGCGTCCGTGGTCTGGCGGCCGACAGTCGAGGAAACCGGCGATGCCAGTATCCTGCGCCCCGCCAGCGATCCTTTCTCCCAGCACGGTGGCCTGCAGTTGCTCGACGGTAACCTGGGTCGCAGCGTAATCAAGGTATCCGCGCTCAAGTCCGATCAGCTCTATATCAAAGCCCCGGCGGTTGTTTTCGAGAGCCAGGACGAACTGCTGGAGCGTTTCAAGGCTGGAGAGCTGGACAAGGATTTCGTTGCCGTTGTGCGCTTCCAGGGCCCCCAGGCCATCGGTATGCCGGAGCTGCACAAACTCACGCCGACCCTGGGTGTGCTGCAGGACCGCGGATTCAAGGTGGCGCTGGTTACTGACGGTCGTATGTCCGGCGCTTCCGGCAAAGTCCCCGCCGCAATTCATATGTCCCCGGAGGCGGTAGAGGGCGGTGCAATCGCCAAAGTCCGCGAGGGCGATGTGATTGAACTGGATGCCAAAGCCGGCACATTAGTGCTGCACGTCGACGATGCAGAGTTGGCAGCGCGACCGCTTGCGGAAGTAGACCTGAGTGCGCACTCCCGCGGTATGGGGCGCGAGTTGTTCAAAAACCTGCGCGCTCTCGCTACTGGTGCAGAGAGCGGCGCGAGCATTCTCTACTGA
- the pgi gene encoding glucose-6-phosphate isomerase, which translates to MDITQTHSWRELEALAGQMQHTHLRELFANDPRRAERYSLELPSFLLDYSKNLIDDEVFVNLLQLAREADVERWRDRLFTGVPINRTEGRPVLHTALRGSGVADLSCEGQSVAVAVATELERLKGFVNLLHNGALTGCTGLPISDVVNLGVGGSHLGPQMVIEALRGYRQGGVNVHFVSNVDGAQLADTLAGLNPETTLFVVSSKTFSTTETLTNARSALRWLDPLADRDELLRRHFAAVTASPARAQEFGIEADRVFRFWDWVGGRFSVWSAIGLPVAIAIGFEGFRALLDGAAEMDRHFQQAPLEQNAPLLMGLLSVWYCTFMGYPAHAVLPYDQALHMLPAYLQQAEMESNGKSTTRSGEEAAYATGPLIWGQLGINGQHAFYQYLHQSPAVVPADFIGSVAAGHGLPGHHEILMANMLAQSQALMNGVSNDEVVAELQERGLDEAEVSALAPFKVHRGNRPSNTILIKKLNPHALGALIALYEHKIFVQGVILQIYSFDQWGVELGKGLAAALQPKLECGDLREEDASTARLIEYYRRVKAGTAAAETTG; encoded by the coding sequence ATGGATATTACCCAAACTCACAGCTGGCGCGAGCTGGAAGCCCTGGCCGGGCAAATGCAACACACCCACCTGCGCGAACTCTTTGCCAACGATCCCCGGCGCGCTGAGCGCTATTCCCTGGAGCTGCCGTCTTTCCTGCTGGATTACTCCAAAAACCTTATTGATGACGAGGTTTTTGTAAATTTATTACAGCTGGCGAGGGAGGCGGATGTGGAGCGCTGGCGGGATCGGCTCTTTACCGGAGTGCCGATCAATCGCACTGAAGGGCGGCCGGTCCTGCATACTGCGTTGCGTGGCAGTGGTGTGGCCGATCTCAGCTGTGAGGGACAGTCGGTGGCCGTCGCCGTGGCGACTGAGCTGGAGCGCTTGAAAGGTTTTGTAAATTTACTACATAATGGCGCCCTGACAGGATGCACGGGCTTGCCGATCTCCGATGTGGTCAACCTCGGCGTCGGTGGCTCTCATCTGGGACCGCAGATGGTCATTGAAGCCCTGCGGGGTTATAGGCAGGGCGGCGTAAACGTTCACTTTGTATCGAATGTGGATGGTGCCCAGCTGGCCGATACGCTGGCGGGGCTCAATCCGGAGACGACCCTGTTTGTGGTGTCGTCAAAGACGTTCTCCACTACGGAAACGTTGACCAATGCGCGAAGTGCGCTGAGGTGGCTGGATCCGCTCGCAGATCGGGATGAGCTGCTCAGGCGTCATTTTGCTGCCGTCACCGCGAGCCCCGCGCGCGCGCAAGAGTTCGGTATCGAAGCGGATCGAGTATTCCGCTTCTGGGACTGGGTCGGCGGTCGCTTTTCCGTGTGGTCTGCCATCGGCCTGCCGGTGGCGATCGCGATTGGTTTTGAAGGGTTTCGGGCACTGTTGGATGGTGCGGCGGAGATGGATCGCCATTTCCAGCAGGCGCCACTGGAGCAGAACGCGCCGTTACTCATGGGGCTTCTCAGTGTGTGGTATTGCACGTTTATGGGCTATCCAGCGCACGCGGTGCTGCCCTATGACCAGGCTCTGCATATGTTGCCGGCTTACCTGCAGCAGGCGGAGATGGAGAGCAACGGCAAATCTACCACCAGGTCGGGGGAGGAGGCAGCATACGCGACCGGCCCCCTAATATGGGGGCAGCTGGGTATCAACGGGCAGCACGCCTTCTACCAGTACCTGCACCAGAGTCCTGCGGTGGTCCCGGCGGATTTTATCGGCAGTGTCGCGGCGGGGCACGGCTTGCCCGGTCATCACGAGATTCTGATGGCCAATATGCTGGCCCAGAGCCAGGCGCTGATGAATGGGGTCAGCAATGACGAGGTGGTTGCAGAGCTGCAGGAGCGGGGGCTGGACGAGGCTGAAGTTTCAGCACTGGCACCGTTCAAGGTCCATCGGGGGAATCGTCCAAGCAACACGATTCTGATAAAAAAACTCAACCCGCACGCATTGGGAGCATTGATTGCTCTCTATGAGCATAAAATTTTTGTGCAGGGTGTGATTCTACAAATTTATTCCTTTGATCAGTGGGGTGTGGAACTGGGTAAAGGACTCGCCGCGGCACTACAACCAAAGCTGGAGTGTGGTGATCTGCGTGAAGAGGATGCCTCCACAGCCCGCCTGATCGAATACTACCGGCGGGTCAAAGCCGGTACCGCTGCAGCGGAAACTACCGGATAA